The genomic region ATCTCATTATCGTTAAGGATAATAATTAAGTTGTTGCCTATTTTATCGGTACGGCTTAAAGCTTTGTAAGATTTACCGCCCAGTATCTGCCCGGCGTGGTTTAAGGCCTCAAAGGCGGTGCCGTTAGCGATACTGCCATCGCCGATAACGGCAATAACTTTGCCTTTTTCTTTTAATAACTCTTGTCCTTTAAGCAGGCCCAGTGCCGTAGAGATACTTACCGAAGCATGGCCGCTGCTAACGGTATCGTGCTTGCTTTCGCTGCGCCGTGTAAAGCCCGATAGGCCGCCTTTTTGCCGTAAGCCGGTCAGCTGGTCGGCCCGGCCGGTTAAAATTTTATGGGTATAACTTTGGTGGCCCACATCAAAGATAAATTTATCGGTGGGGCTTTTTTTATCTTCGGCAATACTATTGTCAAACACATAATGCAAAGCCACCGTTAGCTCTACCGCCCCTAAGTTGCTGGAAAGATGGCCGCCGTTACTGCTAACGGTTTGGATAATAAGCTGCCTAATTTGTGCGCACAAAGCATTAAGTTCGGCTATGGTAAGCTCTTTAAGGTTTTGCGGGGTTAAACTATCCAAACTTATCTCTTTCATTGCTCTTTAGTATAATAGCCTTTAGTTAAAATTGCAATGGTAAAAATTAGCGTATGGGGGTTTTTATCGATTGGTAAAAAAATAAAATAATAATTATCCATAAATCACGCTATTAAAAGAAGATATTAGCATAACAGTCAATAACCCCTTTGCGCTAACAAGGGGTTATTTTTGTCGTTATTTACTATAGGTATACAAAATTTGATTTTTGGGCTAAAATAAATTTATATTAAGCCATAAAGAGGTATTTATGCAGATAGATTACACCCGTAAGCTCGATTTTAACGATGTGCTTATCCGCCCTAAACGCTCCACCCTCCAAAGCCGCAAAGAGGTAAATTTGCAACGCACTTTTACCGGCAAGCACAGCCGCTGCAACTTTAGCGCCGTGCCTATTATCGCCAGTAATATGGCCACAGGTAGCTTTGCAATGGCCGAAGTTTTTGCCCAAAATAATATGCTGGTGGCTATCCACAAATTTCATAGCCAACAAGATTGGCTTAAGGCTTCACCTGAGGCGTTAAGTGCGTCCATTTATACCATTGGTATGTCTGAGGAAGAGTATCAGGCCTTTGATGAAGTACGCTTAGCCTTAGCGGCCAGCGGTAAAATTACCGCCCCCGAGCGCTTACCTTTGTGTATCGATATTGCTAACGGTTACACTCAGCGTTTTGCCGGTTTTGTGCGCTGGGTGCGCGAACGCTGCCCGCAAACCTTAATTATGGCCGGTAATGTAGTTACGGCCGAAATGGTGCAGGAGCTTATTCTTAATGGGGCCGATTTTGTTAAGGTAGGTATTGGGCCCGGCAGCGAATGCACCACCCGGCTTAAAACCGGTGTGGGCTACCCGCAGATTGCGGCCGCTTACGAATGTGCCGATGCCGCACACGGGTTAGGCGGCGGTATTATTTTAGATGGCGGTATGCGCTGCCCCGGCGATGTAGCTAAAGCCTTCGTGGCTAACGCCGATATGGTTATGCTAGGCGGTTTTTTTGCCGGTACCGATGAACAAGAAGGGCAGTTAATAACTAAACGGCTCTTAACCAACTGGATAGATGAAAACGGCAAGCAAATCATAGAAGAAAAAAAATTTAAATTATTTTACGGTATGTCCAGCGAATATGCCCAGCGTAAACACCAAGATGGTCTTAAAGATTACCGGGCCTCCGAAGGCCGCAGCGAAGAGGTAGTTTATCAAGGGCCGGTACAAAATATTATAGACGACCTTTTAGGCGGTTTGCGCTCCACCGGCACTTACATTGGGGCCGCCAAAATTAAACATTTTGGTAAATGCGGTACACTGATTAGGGTTAGCCGCCAGCATGACCGCTTTTAATAGTTAAAAGCTAAAAGTTAAAGTTGTTTTTTATTGCGGTAAAGAATAAGGTTAATTTTTAGCTTTTAGTTCTCTTTTAACTTGATGCAACTTATAAAGCCGCTGTTTAGAGTTATAAATAACTTTTAGCGTACGGGCAAGGCTGCGCAGCCGGGTAAGGTTTTCGGCATATTCTTCAAATTGTCCCGTATAGGTTTCGGCATCGTAGATAGAGTAATTATCATAAATAACAAGGCTAAAAGTTTTCTTTCCTTTATAACGAATACGCAGAAGATGACAGCCGGGAGTAAAAGTACGATTATTACGGTTAAGGTACTCAAACTCTAATTTATTTATATCGCTATAAAATATAATTATTTCATCATTATTAATATGTAAAGCGGTGAAATCTAACTTTACGCTGGTCTCTTTGATAAGGCTTTCCTGCCCAACATAACCATATACCCTATAAAAGAAGGCAACTACCGGAGTTAGCATAACAAACTGATGTAAAAAATAAGGAAGCGGCTCAAAAAGGTTTCTTCTTAGAAAGAAACTCACTAAAAGGAGAGCGATAATTAAAAAAATATAAATCCAAAAAATATTTATAAGAAGCGGGGAGAGGAAATGGCGGCGGTGGCCGTTAATTTTATATTCGTCCATAATTTACTGGCAGGAGCCCTCCATTGGAGGGCTCTTTGTGGCCCTTAAGTATTTAGCCCAATCTTGCATTTATGTTTGGTTTCGGCTTCAAAGTCTTTGTAACTTTGCTGCCGCATCATCATATTGTTCCAATCTACTTTGTGGGCATCAAATTCGGGGCCGTCAACGCAAACAAATTTGGTTTCGCCGTCAATAGTAACCCGGCAGCCGCCGCACATACCGGTGCCGTCAATCATAATAGTATTAAGGCTAGCTGTCGTAGGTATATTAAAGGGGCGGGTAACGGCCTCGCAAAACTTCATCATAATGGGCGGGCCAAGCGTAAACACCTCACCAATATGGGGAAGGCTTTCACACAGCTCTTTTAACGGTTCGGTAACCAATGCCTTGCGGCCGGCGCTGCCGTCATCGGTACAGATAATAAGCTGGTCGGCAAAGGCCTCTAACTCTTTTTGCATAATAATTAAATCTTTATTACGTGCGCCTATAATGATAATAACTTCATTGCCGGCTGCTTTAAGAGCTTTGGCAATGGGGTGCATAGGGGCAACACCAACCCCGCCGCCGATACAAATAACCGGGCCATCGTATTTTTCGATGTGGGAAGGCGAGCCAAGCGGTCCTAAAAGGTGGGCAATATGGTCGCCGGCATTAAGCTGCGCCAATTTTATGGTACCTTCTCCTACGGTTTGAAAGATGATAAGAATCCAGCCCTCATCGGCATTGGCATCGGCGATGGTTAAAGGAAGACGTTCGCCATCGGGTTTAGCCATTAATATAATAAATTGACCGGCTTTCCGCGCTTGGGCGATATGTTTGGCTTCTATCTTTAAAGAGAAGACATCTGGCGATAGTTGTACTTTTTCTAATATTTTGTTCATTCTAAAATTATAGCCCATAAAAGACGATTTGTCAAAAAAAATCTTATATAATTAATGGCATTTATGGCAATTTTTACAACTATGCGTAGTAAAATTAAAATTACCGGTACTTTTTCTACCAATAATGGTTAAAGCTGCAGCTGTAGCCGCCAAAAAGATAAGCGGCAAAATTATAAATAATGGTTGGTGGGCAGTAGTTAGCTGGTAAAAGAGGGTAGCTAAACTCCACGCTACAATAAGCAGGTATAAAAGAGTTAGCAGTCCGTAAAACCAGCCCATCTCGCGCCATAAGGTGGTGGCGGCCGCTAAGCAAGGCAGGTAAAGCAGCACAAAAATAAGGTAGGCATAACTAGCCCAGCCGTTAAAAAAAGTGCGCATATTTTGACTTAACAGGCTTTCGGTGTATTCACTTTCGCCGCTGTCGCTGCTAATTAAAGTACCGCTAAAAAAGTTTTCCGGTATCGTTGCAAAGGCTTCCCCTAAACTGTCTAAAAAATTAAAGTTTTCGTGGCTTTCTTCGCTTAACCCATAAAGGGTGGCTAAGGTGGTAATAATGGCCTCTTTAGCAAATAAACCGGTAATTAAAGCTACGCTGGCCGGCCAATTTTCTTCTTCTACTCCAAAAGGGCTAAAAACAGGTGTGATGGCTTTACTAACATCTACCAGCAGGCTTTCCTCGCGGTCATTTAAATGAATGTTATTTAATATTCCCAATAAAATGGTAGCTATAATAATAAATTTACCGGCTCTTAGTAAAAAATCTTTAAGCTTGCTTAAACTTTCGCGCACTACGTAAGCCATACGCGGCAACTGATAATAAGGCAGTTCCATCGCCAACGGGGCCGGTTTGCCTTTAAAAAGAGTTTTTTTAAGCAGCAAAGCCGTAACGATGGCCACCGCGATACCCAGCAAATAAAGCGAAAAAACTACCAGCGCCGCCCGGTAAGGAAAAAAGATGGTGGCAAATAAAACCAGTACCGGCAGTTTAGCGCTGCAAGTCATAAACGGGGTGATAAAAATAGTTAATAATTTATCGCGCCTATTTTTTAAAATACGGGCGCTCATAATGGCCGGCACGGTACAGCCAAAGCCTAAAATTAAAGGCACAAAACTTTTACCGGATAACCCTAGTAATTGCATAAATTTATTGATTACAACAGCAGCTCTAGCCATATAACCGGAGTTTTCTAGGATAGTTAAACAAAAAAAGATAATAAAAATAGGCGGAATAAAAGTAGCTACCGTTTGCAAAGCCATACCCAGCGAATTGACAAAAACATCGACAATAGGCCAATCCAATCCAGCTAAAAGATGATTGGGTAAATCGATAAAAAGTGAGCCGCCTACAACATCAAAAAAATCGATAAAGGTAATGCTAAATTTTTGAGTTACATAAAACATTGCAAAAATAATCGCTAAAAAGATAGGCAGGGAAAGATAACGATTAAGCGCCACTCTATCTAGAGCTGCCGTAATATTTTTGCCGCTTGTTAGGGTAGTTGCTGCGTTAAATAGTTGTTCAATATCAACTTTGTCATCAATAATTATAGGTTGGTTTAAATGGGTGGCGATAGCCTCTTTTAAAAGATTGCCACTTGGTTTTTGGGTGGCATCTAAATTCATAATGGGCAGCTGCTGATTAAGTTTAGCTATATTGATGTTAATACCTTGTTTGGCGGCTATATCGGCCATATTAGCTACCAAAAGTACCGGCTTGCCTAACTTAATTAGCTGCTGGCTTAGCTGTAAGCTGCGCTTAAGATTGGTAGAGTTTAAAACATTAACAAATAAATCGGCTTCGTTACTATGCACGTAGTTACAAGTTACGGCTTCGTCTTCGCTTTCCGGTAAAAAATTGTAACTACCGGGCAAATCGATTAACGTAATGTGTTGATTATTAAAATTATAAAAGCCTTCTTTTTTCTCCACAGTTACACCGGGCCAGTTACCGATAGCCTGCTTAAGGCCGGTTAATAAATTAAAGATAGTGCTTTTGCCGCAGTTAGGCGTACCTATTAAAGCTACCTTAAAGGTATTTTGAGTCATAAAATGTAAATTTCCTTGTTAGTTAATACTAACCATAATGTTAGTATTAACTAACCTATTTGTCAAGAGCTTTAAAGGGGTTTTTACAAATTTATTAAGCAAAAAAATAATTTATAAAAAAGCGAGGATTCCCTCGCTTTAATTTTTACTTTTTAATTATTAATTTAATTACA from Spirochaetaceae bacterium harbors:
- the feoB gene encoding ferrous iron transport protein B, coding for MTQNTFKVALIGTPNCGKSTIFNLLTGLKQAIGNWPGVTVEKKEGFYNFNNQHITLIDLPGSYNFLPESEDEAVTCNYVHSNEADLFVNVLNSTNLKRSLQLSQQLIKLGKPVLLVANMADIAAKQGININIAKLNQQLPIMNLDATQKPSGNLLKEAIATHLNQPIIIDDKVDIEQLFNAATTLTSGKNITAALDRVALNRYLSLPIFLAIIFAMFYVTQKFSITFIDFFDVVGGSLFIDLPNHLLAGLDWPIVDVFVNSLGMALQTVATFIPPIFIIFFCLTILENSGYMARAAVVINKFMQLLGLSGKSFVPLILGFGCTVPAIMSARILKNRRDKLLTIFITPFMTCSAKLPVLVLFATIFFPYRAALVVFSLYLLGIAVAIVTALLLKKTLFKGKPAPLAMELPYYQLPRMAYVVRESLSKLKDFLLRAGKFIIIATILLGILNNIHLNDREESLLVDVSKAITPVFSPFGVEEENWPASVALITGLFAKEAIITTLATLYGLSEESHENFNFLDSLGEAFATIPENFFSGTLISSDSGESEYTESLLSQNMRTFFNGWASYAYLIFVLLYLPCLAAATTLWREMGWFYGLLTLLYLLIVAWSLATLFYQLTTAHQPLFIILPLIFLAATAAALTIIGRKSTGNFNFTTHSCKNCHKCH
- a CDS encoding GMP reductase, with protein sequence MQIDYTRKLDFNDVLIRPKRSTLQSRKEVNLQRTFTGKHSRCNFSAVPIIASNMATGSFAMAEVFAQNNMLVAIHKFHSQQDWLKASPEALSASIYTIGMSEEEYQAFDEVRLALAASGKITAPERLPLCIDIANGYTQRFAGFVRWVRERCPQTLIMAGNVVTAEMVQELILNGADFVKVGIGPGSECTTRLKTGVGYPQIAAAYECADAAHGLGGGIILDGGMRCPGDVAKAFVANADMVMLGGFFAGTDEQEGQLITKRLLTNWIDENGKQIIEEKKFKLFYGMSSEYAQRKHQDGLKDYRASEGRSEEVVYQGPVQNIIDDLLGGLRSTGTYIGAAKIKHFGKCGTLIRVSRQHDRF
- a CDS encoding sulfide/dihydroorotate dehydrogenase-like FAD/NAD-binding protein is translated as MNKILEKVQLSPDVFSLKIEAKHIAQARKAGQFIILMAKPDGERLPLTIADANADEGWILIIFQTVGEGTIKLAQLNAGDHIAHLLGPLGSPSHIEKYDGPVICIGGGVGVAPMHPIAKALKAAGNEVIIIIGARNKDLIIMQKELEAFADQLIICTDDGSAGRKALVTEPLKELCESLPHIGEVFTLGPPIMMKFCEAVTRPFNIPTTASLNTIMIDGTGMCGGCRVTIDGETKFVCVDGPEFDAHKVDWNNMMMRQQSYKDFEAETKHKCKIGLNT